The proteins below come from a single bacterium genomic window:
- a CDS encoding protein-L-isoaspartate(D-aspartate) O-methyltransferase: MFGATFWALLVLAVTPFFAACALPSGAGDEARFAKDRERMVRTQLVARDIVDQRTLAAMGKVPRHLFVPAEQLRLAYEDTPLPIGHEQTISQPYIVALMTQLAQAGPGKKALDVGTGSGYQAAVLAETCSKVYSIEILCDLAAEAEARLERLGYTNVVGRCGDGYRGWPEAAPFDVIIVAAAPTEVPAPLVEQLAPGGRLVIPVGGGSQELLVIERGKDGTIRRWSAGGVRFVPMTGEAQRRP; encoded by the coding sequence ATGTTCGGCGCGACGTTCTGGGCGCTGCTCGTCCTCGCGGTCACCCCCTTCTTCGCCGCCTGCGCGCTGCCGAGCGGCGCGGGGGACGAAGCCCGCTTCGCCAAGGATCGGGAGCGGATGGTGCGGACGCAGCTCGTCGCGCGCGACATCGTCGACCAGCGCACGCTCGCCGCGATGGGCAAGGTGCCGCGGCATCTCTTCGTCCCCGCCGAGCAACTCCGTCTGGCCTACGAGGACACGCCGCTGCCGATCGGCCACGAGCAGACGATCAGCCAGCCGTACATCGTCGCGCTCATGACCCAGCTCGCGCAGGCCGGCCCGGGGAAGAAGGCCCTCGACGTCGGCACCGGCTCCGGCTATCAGGCCGCCGTCCTCGCCGAGACCTGCTCCAAGGTCTACTCGATCGAGATCCTCTGCGACCTCGCGGCCGAGGCGGAAGCGCGCCTCGAGCGGCTCGGCTACACCAACGTCGTCGGCCGCTGCGGCGACGGCTACCGCGGCTGGCCCGAGGCCGCGCCGTTCGACGTGATCATCGTCGCCGCGGCCCCGACCGAAGTCCCCGCGCCGCTGGTCGAGCAGCTCGCCCCCGGCGGCCGGCTCGTCATCCCGGTCGGCGGCGGCAGCCAGGAGCTCTTGGTCATCGAACGGGGCAAGGACGGCACGATCCGCCGCTGGTCGGCGGGGGGCGTGCGGTTCGTCCCGATGACCGGCGAGGCCCAGCGCCGACCGTAG
- the proS gene encoding proline--tRNA ligase has translation MAKEITPRATDYSRWYTDVVTKSQLADYSPVKGCMVIRPHGFALWDNMKVVLDRMFKETGHVNAYFPIFIPKSFFAREAEHVEGFAKECAIVTHTRLKATGEKGLNAVVPDPESKLEEELIIRPTSETIIYHMYGKWVQSWRDLPLLINQWANVVRWEMRTRLFLRTAEFLWQEGHTAHATHEEAEQEARRMLEVYRTFAEDYMAVPVLTGRKTDSEKFAGALTTYCIEALMQDGKALQAGTSHDLGQNFSKPFDVKYQTVAGDWEYVWNTSWGVSTRLVGALVMSHADDNGLVLPPRLAPIQVVVVPIWRNADQQAATTAAAKDLAEALRKAGVSVAVDDRDNVNPGFKYAEWELKGVPLRLELGPRDLESGQVMAVSRLDRSKTAVGRDAAATAVPELLEKIQRQLFETAKARREAMTYVVDDWAAFQQKIEEGGFLRARHCGDAGCEARIKEDTKATIRVLPFDEPDDPGPCVLCGAPAAKRVHFARAY, from the coding sequence GTGGCCAAGGAAATCACCCCGCGGGCGACCGACTACTCCCGCTGGTACACCGACGTCGTCACCAAGAGCCAGCTCGCCGACTACAGCCCCGTCAAGGGCTGCATGGTCATCCGTCCGCACGGCTTCGCCCTCTGGGACAACATGAAGGTCGTGCTCGACCGGATGTTCAAGGAGACCGGGCACGTCAACGCCTACTTCCCGATCTTTATCCCCAAGTCGTTCTTCGCCCGCGAGGCGGAGCACGTCGAAGGGTTCGCCAAGGAGTGCGCGATCGTCACCCACACGCGCCTCAAGGCGACCGGGGAGAAGGGGCTGAACGCCGTCGTCCCCGATCCGGAGAGCAAGCTCGAGGAAGAGCTGATCATCCGGCCGACGTCGGAGACGATCATCTACCACATGTACGGCAAGTGGGTGCAGTCCTGGCGCGACCTGCCGCTGCTGATCAACCAGTGGGCCAACGTCGTCCGCTGGGAGATGCGGACCCGTCTCTTCCTGCGCACCGCCGAGTTCCTGTGGCAAGAGGGGCACACCGCCCACGCGACCCACGAGGAAGCGGAGCAGGAAGCGCGGCGGATGCTCGAGGTCTACCGCACCTTCGCCGAGGACTACATGGCGGTCCCGGTCCTGACCGGCCGCAAGACCGACAGCGAGAAGTTCGCCGGCGCGCTGACGACTTACTGCATCGAGGCGCTGATGCAGGACGGCAAGGCGCTGCAGGCCGGCACGTCGCACGACCTCGGCCAAAACTTCTCCAAGCCGTTCGACGTCAAGTACCAGACCGTCGCCGGCGACTGGGAGTACGTCTGGAACACCTCGTGGGGCGTCTCGACCCGCCTCGTCGGCGCGCTGGTGATGAGCCACGCCGACGACAACGGCCTCGTGCTGCCGCCCCGTCTCGCGCCGATCCAGGTCGTCGTGGTGCCGATCTGGCGCAACGCCGACCAGCAGGCCGCGACCACCGCGGCGGCCAAGGATCTCGCCGAGGCGCTGCGGAAGGCGGGGGTCTCCGTCGCCGTGGACGACCGCGACAACGTCAACCCCGGCTTCAAGTACGCGGAGTGGGAACTCAAGGGGGTGCCGCTGCGCCTCGAGCTCGGGCCGCGCGACCTCGAGTCGGGCCAGGTGATGGCGGTCTCCCGCCTCGACCGCTCCAAGACGGCGGTCGGCCGCGACGCCGCGGCGACCGCCGTGCCGGAGCTGCTCGAGAAGATCCAGCGCCAGCTGTTCGAGACGGCGAAGGCCCGCCGCGAGGCGATGACCTACGTCGTGGACGACTGGGCCGCCTTCCAACAGAAGATCGAGGAAGGGGGCTTCCTGCGGGCGCGCCACTGCGGCGACGCCGGCTGCGAGGCGCGGATCAAGGAAGACACCAAGGCGACGATCCGCGTGTTGCCGTTCGACGAGCCGGACGACCCCGGCCCGTGCGTCCTCTGCGGCGCGCCGGCCGCGAAGCGGGTCCATTTCGCCCGCGCCTACTGA
- a CDS encoding transglycosylase SLT domain-containing protein, with protein MGVAKRKLALACLTVVASAAALLSLHGLLALEPPAAAAAAKIQPAERDLNEIVERGVLKIEVCPDDLAYRVEEGEPSGLAYDIGLRVARRLGMRVETVVARNATAGLLDVLRGEADILALIDSGPKADGVPAAWTGSFETTPPVLYGRGAAAIRSFGDLRGKTVAVVKGSVLEDLAFRWQKRLGGDLTIRQLPMSTSVRELASLAGRGAVPLAVMDQDRARLEIATADEMQMSAPLDAPQPVRWALRPNSPQLLKTTAKVLDEMRTLGLIADLQRQYIETPDSWRAPDGQGLSPFDGIFRAAGKQHGLDWRLLAALSLTESGHNAQIQGPAGATGLMQLLPETARAFGVANPRDPAQNVDGGARILRWLHDVLPGATEEDRIAFTLAAYNMGLGHFDDARRLAAARGLDADRWEGGVAEVLPIMDRPEVAATLTHGQTHGVLTRGYVAQVLRIFRSYSGGRVGAIKAAMLAR; from the coding sequence ATGGGCGTCGCCAAGCGCAAGCTCGCGCTCGCCTGCCTCACCGTCGTCGCCAGCGCCGCCGCGCTGCTCTCGCTGCACGGCCTCTTGGCGCTGGAACCACCGGCGGCGGCCGCCGCGGCGAAGATCCAGCCCGCGGAGAGAGACCTCAACGAGATCGTCGAACGCGGCGTTCTGAAGATCGAAGTGTGCCCCGACGACCTGGCCTACCGGGTCGAGGAGGGCGAACCGTCCGGCCTCGCCTACGACATCGGCCTGCGCGTCGCCCGCCGGCTCGGGATGCGCGTCGAAACGGTCGTCGCCCGCAACGCGACCGCCGGCCTGCTCGACGTCCTGCGCGGAGAGGCCGACATCCTCGCCCTGATCGACTCCGGGCCGAAGGCGGACGGGGTTCCCGCGGCCTGGACGGGGAGCTTCGAGACGACCCCGCCCGTGCTCTACGGCCGCGGCGCGGCGGCGATCCGCAGCTTCGGCGACCTGCGCGGCAAGACCGTCGCGGTCGTGAAGGGGTCGGTCCTCGAGGATCTGGCGTTCCGCTGGCAGAAGCGACTAGGCGGCGACCTGACGATCCGCCAGCTCCCGATGTCCACGAGCGTCCGGGAACTCGCCTCGCTCGCCGGCCGCGGCGCCGTGCCGCTCGCCGTGATGGACCAGGACCGGGCGCGGCTGGAGATCGCGACGGCCGACGAGATGCAGATGAGCGCGCCGCTCGACGCGCCGCAGCCGGTGCGCTGGGCGCTGCGGCCGAACTCGCCGCAGCTGCTCAAGACGACGGCCAAGGTCCTCGACGAGATGCGGACGCTCGGCCTGATCGCCGACCTCCAGCGGCAGTACATCGAGACGCCCGACAGTTGGCGCGCCCCCGACGGCCAGGGGCTCTCGCCGTTCGACGGCATCTTCCGCGCCGCCGGCAAGCAGCACGGGCTCGACTGGCGGCTGCTCGCCGCGCTCTCGCTGACCGAGAGCGGCCACAACGCGCAGATTCAGGGGCCGGCCGGGGCCACCGGCTTGATGCAGCTTCTCCCCGAGACCGCCCGCGCCTTCGGCGTCGCCAACCCGAGAGACCCCGCGCAAAACGTCGACGGCGGGGCGCGGATCCTGCGCTGGCTGCACGACGTCCTGCCCGGCGCGACCGAGGAGGACCGGATCGCCTTCACCCTCGCCGCCTACAACATGGGGCTCGGCCACTTCGACGACGCGCGCCGCCTCGCCGCCGCGCGCGGCCTCGACGCCGACCGCTGGGAGGGGGGCGTGGCGGAAGTGCTGCCGATCATGGACCGGCCCGAGGTCGCGGCCACGCTGACCCACGGCCAGACGCACGGCGTGCTGACCCGCGGCTACGTCGCCCAGGTCCTCCGCATCTTCCGCTCCTACAGCGGCGGGCGGGTCGGGGCGATCAAGGCGGCGATGCTCGCCCGCTGA
- a CDS encoding lytic transglycosylase domain-containing protein codes for MNRMRIAAAAAVGVAAAAAFAAFALRRDGTTGDESEVGQLRREVAELRAKLGGDVRGLASIDLPAKMDLLGRPFPIDRPEVREAVAYEIVLTVGKPTMPLLWMRRAPLLLPMVEARLRQRGLPDDLKYLSMIESDLRWSVESPAGAQGPWQFMPATGKKYGLKIDKYLDERMDPDRSTDAALTYLADLQRQFGDWYLALAAYNYGENGVAKAIAEQGKRDYFGLYLPLETRRYLPRLAAAKLVYEQPEKYGLFRMAPLYVPKYRMVDVDAAKAGEDLKDVARRRGLDYALLRIHNPQLRGPALPAGRTRLRIPEGE; via the coding sequence ATGAACAGGATGCGGATCGCGGCGGCGGCGGCCGTCGGCGTGGCGGCCGCGGCGGCCTTCGCGGCGTTCGCGCTGCGCCGCGACGGCACGACCGGCGACGAGTCGGAAGTGGGTCAGTTGCGGCGCGAAGTCGCGGAGCTGCGGGCCAAGCTGGGCGGCGACGTGCGCGGGCTCGCGTCGATCGACCTTCCGGCGAAGATGGACCTCCTCGGCCGGCCGTTCCCGATCGACAGGCCGGAGGTGCGGGAGGCGGTGGCCTACGAGATCGTCCTCACGGTCGGGAAGCCGACGATGCCGCTGCTCTGGATGCGGCGCGCGCCGCTGCTGCTGCCGATGGTCGAGGCGCGGCTGCGCCAGCGCGGCCTGCCGGACGACCTCAAGTACCTCTCGATGATCGAGTCGGACCTGCGCTGGAGCGTCGAATCGCCCGCCGGCGCGCAGGGGCCGTGGCAGTTCATGCCGGCCACCGGGAAGAAGTACGGCCTCAAGATCGACAAGTACCTCGACGAGCGGATGGACCCCGACCGCTCCACCGACGCCGCGCTGACCTACCTCGCCGATCTCCAGCGCCAGTTCGGCGACTGGTACCTCGCGCTGGCCGCCTACAACTACGGCGAGAACGGCGTGGCCAAGGCGATCGCCGAGCAGGGGAAGCGGGACTACTTCGGGCTCTACCTGCCGCTGGAGACGCGGCGCTATCTGCCGCGCCTCGCCGCGGCGAAGCTGGTCTACGAGCAGCCGGAGAAGTACGGCCTGTTCCGCATGGCGCCGCTCTACGTGCCGAAGTACCGCATGGTCGACGTCGACGCCGCGAAGGCGGGGGAGGACCTGAAGGACGTCGCCCGTCGGCGCGGCTTGGACTACGCGCTGCTGAGGATCCACAACCCGCAGCTTCGCGGCCCGGCGCTGCCGGCGGGCCGGACCCGCCTGCGCATCCCCGAAGGCGAGTAG
- the lat gene encoding L-lysine 6-transaminase: MSAHRTIAPADVLDTIRRRMLVDGFDIVLDLDRSEGCRMVDARDGRRYLDFFSFFASSPLGMNHPAMMDQAWRDRLSRVAVNKVANSDIYTDVYAEFVDTLDRVARPDYMKYFFFVDGGGLAVENALKVSFDWKVRRNFRKGVKEEKGSQIMHFRRAFHGRTGYTMSLTNTDPRKTMYFPKFDWPRLDAPAVQFPLDAAENARLDALEAKILADARAAFAERADEIAAIIIEPVQCEGGDRHFRASFLKGLRRLADENEALLIFDEVQTGVGMTGKMWCHQNFGVEPDIFSFAKKMQVGGIMVGPRVDLEPDNCFHVSSRINSTWGAHLVDMFRATRILEVIESEKLVDNAAKMGERFVGGLKDLSRRHPVINNVRGLGLLSAVSCPDGETRDAIISACHAEGFLALSCGVDSIRFRPPLTISAGEVDEALAIFDQVLAKFPAPVAR; the protein is encoded by the coding sequence GTGTCTGCACACCGCACCATCGCCCCCGCCGACGTCCTCGACACCATCCGCCGCCGGATGCTCGTCGACGGCTTCGACATCGTGCTCGACCTCGACCGCTCGGAAGGCTGCCGCATGGTGGACGCCCGCGACGGCCGCCGCTATCTCGACTTCTTCTCGTTCTTCGCCTCGAGCCCGCTGGGGATGAACCACCCGGCGATGATGGATCAGGCGTGGCGCGACCGGCTGTCCCGCGTGGCGGTGAACAAGGTCGCCAACAGCGACATCTACACCGACGTCTACGCCGAGTTCGTGGACACGCTCGACCGCGTCGCCCGCCCCGACTACATGAAGTACTTCTTCTTCGTCGACGGCGGCGGCCTCGCCGTGGAGAACGCGCTGAAGGTCTCCTTCGACTGGAAGGTCCGGCGCAACTTCCGCAAGGGCGTCAAGGAAGAGAAGGGCTCGCAGATCATGCACTTCCGGCGCGCCTTCCACGGCCGCACCGGCTACACGATGAGCCTGACCAACACCGACCCGCGCAAGACGATGTACTTCCCGAAGTTCGACTGGCCGCGCCTCGACGCGCCGGCGGTCCAGTTCCCCTTGGACGCCGCCGAGAACGCGCGGCTGGACGCCCTCGAGGCCAAGATCCTGGCCGACGCGCGCGCGGCGTTCGCCGAGCGGGCCGACGAGATCGCGGCGATCATCATCGAGCCGGTGCAGTGCGAAGGCGGCGACCGCCACTTCCGCGCCTCGTTCCTCAAGGGCCTGCGCCGGCTGGCCGACGAGAACGAAGCGCTGCTGATCTTCGACGAAGTGCAGACCGGCGTCGGCATGACCGGCAAGATGTGGTGCCACCAGAACTTCGGCGTCGAGCCGGACATCTTCTCGTTCGCCAAGAAGATGCAGGTCGGCGGAATCATGGTCGGCCCGCGCGTGGACCTCGAGCCGGACAACTGCTTCCACGTCTCGTCCCGCATCAACAGCACCTGGGGCGCCCACCTCGTGGACATGTTCCGCGCGACGCGGATCCTCGAGGTGATCGAGTCCGAGAAGCTGGTCGACAACGCCGCCAAGATGGGCGAGCGCTTCGTCGGCGGCCTCAAGGACCTCTCCCGCCGCCACCCGGTGATCAACAACGTCCGCGGCCTCGGCCTCCTCTCCGCCGTGAGCTGCCCGGACGGCGAGACGCGCGACGCGATCATCTCCGCCTGCCACGCCGAAGGGTTCCTCGCCCTGTCGTGCGGCGTGGACTCGATCCGCTTCCGCCCGCCGCTCACGATCAGCGCCGGCGAAGTGGACGAGGCGCTCGCGATCTTCGACCAGGTCCTGGCGAAGTTCCCGGCCCCGGTGGCCCGCTGA
- a CDS encoding Lrp/AsnC family transcriptional regulator, with the protein MEAKDETLAASGSHAVEPPRLDAMDRRILDILQRDARRSRAEIGQDVGLSAAAVHERIKKLERSGVIKGYAALLDPERAQCDLLAFVEVFIDEPQHEGVFLQEVARIGEIQECHRVTGKATCILKVRVRHRRALQRLILDRINAIPGVRGTETVVVLSTTKETPHIHLAGETGLPSERPAAEGGRPTGD; encoded by the coding sequence ATGGAAGCCAAAGACGAAACGCTGGCCGCCTCCGGCAGCCACGCCGTCGAACCGCCGCGCCTCGATGCGATGGACCGGCGGATCCTCGACATCCTGCAGCGGGACGCCCGGCGTTCCCGCGCCGAGATCGGGCAGGACGTCGGCCTGTCGGCGGCCGCGGTGCACGAGCGGATCAAGAAGCTCGAGCGTTCCGGCGTCATCAAGGGGTACGCCGCGCTGCTCGATCCGGAGCGGGCGCAGTGCGACCTTCTGGCTTTCGTCGAGGTCTTCATCGACGAGCCCCAGCACGAAGGGGTCTTCCTGCAGGAGGTCGCGCGGATCGGCGAGATCCAGGAATGCCACCGCGTGACCGGCAAGGCGACCTGCATCCTCAAAGTCCGCGTCCGGCACCGCCGCGCGCTGCAACGGCTGATCCTCGACCGGATCAACGCCATTCCCGGCGTGCGCGGCACCGAGACCGTAGTCGTTCTGTCCACAACCAAGGAGACGCCGCACATCCATCTGGCCGGCGAGACGGGCCTGCCGTCGGAACGCCCGGCCGCGGAAGGCGGACGCCCCACAGGAGACTGA